Sequence from the Arthrobacter pigmenti genome:
GAGCAAAAGCTAACCGCGTTCTGTCGCCTGTATAACGGCAAAGGGCCCGCTAGTGCGGGCCCTTTGCATGTCTAGGGTACTTATTCGTCTCGATCTTCCGACGGAGTACGGACTGTCACCAATTGTCCTTTGTGTAGGTCTCGTTGAGCTGGGCTATCAGATTACCGAGGGTTGTTACATCCTCAAGACTCCAGTCTTCCATCAGGTGATGGAAGGCCTCTTTTCGGGCCGACTGCGCAGTGGAAAGCTGACGGGAGCCGTCTTCCGTGAGACTGATGGATTGGGCGCGCCCATCGAGCGGATCGGCAGTCTTCTCCACCAACCCAAGTTGTTCCAGCATTGCGATCTGCCGGCTGACGGACGGTTTTCCCACGCCGATGCTCGCCGCGAGGTCGGTCAGCCGCATGGAACCCTCCCGCTGTAGGATGACGAGCAGCCCATAGGCGGCCGGCTCCATGTCCGGATGCACGCGCCGAGCCACCTTGTAGGAGTTGGACCGCGCACGCCTCCAAAGCATGCTGAGCTGTTGTTCCAATGCCTGAATGGCAGCATCAACGGAGGCATCGGGTTCATGGCGGTCTGCAGTCATGCGTTTCATTCTATGGTTTATGTACGAAAGGGCTGATTTGGCATGCGTATCAGTGATTTCTGGCGTTTGATGGATGATGAGTTCGGGCCTGCCTATTCGCGTACGCTCGCGTCCACGTTGCACCTGGCGGAGTTGAAAGACCGCACGCCCGAGGACGCCTTGCGCGCAGGTATTGACCCCAAAACCGTGTGGCTGTCAGTGTGCGCAATGCAGGAAGTTCCCGAGCACCGCCGGCTAGGGCGCGATGTGAAGCCCCGCTGACCCTGCGTTTGCGCCGAACACGCCGGTTGATTCAATCGAATATGTGTTCGGTTCAGGGATATGCTTGAGTCAGCAGGAACCGAGTGCACTTGTTCTCCACAATCACGCAAAATGCTGCGATATGTCCACATCCGCCGAGATGCTCGGCAAATTGTCGGAGGCGTTCGCTACGGTCAAGAGGAACATAAAACGGGCCCTGGAGGCCATGAGAAAGCCGAGGTAGATGATGGCCGCACCAGCGGATCGAGAAAAGGCTCTTGAAGCAGCTCTTGCCCAGATTGACAAGCAGTACGGCAAGGGTTCCGTCATGCGCCTGGGGGATGAGACCCGTGCACCGATAGAAACAATTTCCACCAGCTCCATTGCACTGGATGCCGCGCTCGGTATTGGAGGCCTTCCCCGGGGGCGGGTTGTGGAAATCTACGGTCCTGAATCCTCCGGTAAAACCACAGTGGCGCTTCATGCCG
This genomic interval carries:
- a CDS encoding MarR family winged helix-turn-helix transcriptional regulator; translation: MTADRHEPDASVDAAIQALEQQLSMLWRRARSNSYKVARRVHPDMEPAAYGLLVILQREGSMRLTDLAASIGVGKPSVSRQIAMLEQLGLVEKTADPLDGRAQSISLTEDGSRQLSTAQSARKEAFHHLMEDWSLEDVTTLGNLIAQLNETYTKDNW
- a CDS encoding DUF3046 domain-containing protein produces the protein MRISDFWRLMDDEFGPAYSRTLASTLHLAELKDRTPEDALRAGIDPKTVWLSVCAMQEVPEHRRLGRDVKPR